One genomic segment of Ipomoea triloba cultivar NCNSP0323 chromosome 9, ASM357664v1 includes these proteins:
- the LOC116029353 gene encoding G2/mitotic-specific cyclin C13-1-like, with the protein MMPGGENRVAMKGSKRSTAFGPVENESAHVPGLPATKKRVVLGDLTNSNTCSTQNTSLRQTQKPKAKQKPGLKEDGDGDESVDAGFYEEDFTPENSQRSAYAPLIYQHLHSMEAEAKRRPLANYMEKVQNDLTPNMRFVLVDWLVEVAEEYRLVADTLYLAVSHIDRFLSFHTLNRKKLQLLGVSSMLVASKYEEIHPPHVEDFVYITDNTFTKEEVVLMEGELLKFLDFEIGNPTTKTFLRIFTKPAQDDSKFTTLEFEFLCSYLAELSLLDYYCVRFLPSLIAAAAIFLARLIILPKFHPWSIALQQYTGYRPYDLKDCVLAIHEMLFSKSEASMVGDKYQDHKYKQVAKMSPPSEIAAHYFQDV; encoded by the exons ATGATGCCGGGAGGAGAGAATCGGGTCGCCATGAAGGGGTCGAAGAGGAGTACTGCATTTGGTCCGGTAGAAAACGAGTCGGCGCATGTGCCAGGGCTTCCGGCCACGAAGAAGCGGGTCGTATTGGGCGATCTCACCAACAGTAACACATGCTCCACTCAGAACACGAGTCTGAGACAAACACAGAAGCCTAAGGCCAAGCAAAAGCCTGGATTGAAGGAGGACGGTGACGGTGATGAATCTGTGGATGCTGGATTTTACGAAGAGGATTTCACACCTGAGAACTCTCAGAGGTCTGCCTATGCTCCGCTAATCTATCAGCATCTGCATTCGATGGAG GCTGAGGCGAAGAGAAGGCCTCTGGCAAATTATATGGAGAAGGTTCAGAATGATTTAACCCCCAATATGCGATTTGTTTTAGTTGATTGGTTGGTGGAGGTTGCTGAGGAATACAGACTTGTTGCAGATACACTTTATCTCGCTGTCTCCCACATTGACAGATTCCTTTCTTTTCATACTCTGAACAGGAAAAAGCTTCAGCTTCTTGGTGTCTCTAGCATGCTTGTTGCCTC AAAATATGAAGAGATCCATCCCCCACATGTTGAGGACTTTGTATATATCACTGACAATACATTCACTAAAGAGGAG GTTGTTCTCATGGAGGGAGAACTGCTGAAGTTTTTAGACTTTGAAATTGGCAACCCCACAACAAAAACTTTTCTTAG GATCTTTACCAAGCCTGCCCAAGATGACTCAAAG TTTACGACACTGGAATTTGAATTCTTGTGTAGTTATCTTGCGGAGCTAAGCTTATTAGATTATTACTGTGTCCGGTTCTTGCCATCACTTATTGCTGCTGCTGCGATCTTTCTTGCAAGACTTATAATCCTTCCAAAATTTCATCCTTGG AGCATTGCACTGCAACAGTATACAGGCTACAGACCATATGATCTGAAGGATTGTGTGCTTGCTATACATGAAATGCTATTTAGTAAAAGCGAGGCATCTATGGTGGGAGACAAATACCAAGATCACAAG TACAAGCAGGTTGCTAAAATGTCTCCACCCTCGGAAATTGCTGCACATTATTTTCAGGATGTTTGA
- the LOC116029352 gene encoding pathogenesis-related homeodomain protein, producing the protein MATNSNCGSLGPNSTEYDHQNANAKLVERIELPHENGAANSLVGYSANPRIELPLERDAMDSNQQHKKPELENCDVNSDVGEMTLPPGFETANSTVGYSSQLPNKVTGNLCPQQLKETHTYAIGNPSGTLMRRNENNEKQAEMPSKHKFLRPPLEDLTLNLRSKNVEFPPENERAYSVADPAEPPGFESHNRGHRLRGTCKDANKSPAQLEHEEKGPPESISTSRTDVNTTRVLRPKTHKQSESPIPNDAAAGDSDDGRNNRTRRKEKQKKQNAVNEFSSIRTKLRYLLHRIKYEQNLIDAYSGEGWKGKSIEKIKPEKELQRAKSGIFTYKLKIRDLFQRIDMMLAHGRLPESSFDSKGLIDSEDIFCAKCGSKDLPADNDIILCDGACERGFHQFCLEPPLLKEDIPPGDEVWLCPGCVCKLDCFVLLNDLLGTNLSLPDSWEKVFPEEAASVVSGKKLDDVSGLPSDDSEDDDYNPDHLEVEENGSGDESASEESDYFSASDDLAAPVNNDQLTGLPSDDSEDDDYDPDAPDHDAQVMQESSNSDFTSDSEDVGPEVNDTRTPSQDQCGETKIGGVVQHSLNDELSYQQSNDDLVSQKRYGEGLDYKKSNDEAHQSTSSDYCDEEYGCTAPKRKNRSRKAAHKSSDQAAMGVMNTNFNQSETEHTTERRSRKRLKVEGSVTPEQGSSSKKNTKSRYGEDVIKRLFESFKENQYPKREVKESLATELGLTAQQVSKWFENARRSFHHSSSNQPKNQS; encoded by the exons ATGGCCACAAACTCAAACTGTGGATCCCTTGGACCAAATTCTACTGAATATGATCATCAAAATGCAAACGCCAAGCTGGTGGAGCGGATAGAATTGCCACATGAAAATGGTGCAGCTAATTCTTTGGTTGGTTATTCAGCAAACCCACGTATAGAATTGCCCCTTGAACGTGATGCTATGGATTCTAATCAACAGCACAAGAAACCAGAGCTAGAAAATTGTGATGTAAATTCTGATGTTGGGGAGATGACATTGCCACCTGGATTTGAGACAGCAAATTCAACAGTTGGATATTCTTCTCAGCTACCCAACAAGGTCACAGGAAATCTTTGCCCTCAGCAGTTAAAAGAAACTCACACATATGCAATTGGAAATCCTAGTGGAACATTGATGCGgagaaatgaaaataatgagAAACAAGCTGAAATGCCTTCCAAACACAAGTTTTTGAGGCCACCCCTGGAAGATTTGACATTGAATCTCAGATCTAAGAATGTTGAATTTCCACCTGAAAATGAGAGAGCATATTCTGTAGCTGACCCAGCAGAACCACCTGGTTTCGAATCTCATAATCGTGGTCACAGATTAAGAGGAACATGTAAAGATGCAAATAAAAGTCCTGCACAGCTAGAACATGAAGAAAAAGGACCCCCTGAGAGTATATCTACTTCCAGAACAGATGTAAACACTACCAGAGTTCTGCGCCCCAAAACACATAAACAATCTGAATCTCCTATACCAAATGATGCTGCTGCAGGTGATAGTGATGACGGTAGAAATAATAGAACAAGGAGAAAGGAAAAGCAGAAGAAACAAAATGCTGTTAATGAATTCTCAAGTATAAGGACCAAGCTGAGATATTTACTACACCGAATAAAATATGAGCAAAATTTAATTGATGCTTACTCTGGTGAAGGATGGAAAGGAAAAAG CATAGAAAAAATAAAGCCTGAGAAGGAGCTGCAACGTGCAAAATCTGggattttcacttacaaattgAAAATCAGAGATTTATTTCAACGCATTGATATGATGCTTGCTCATGGAAGGCTTCCAGAATCTTCATTTGACTCCAAAGGACTGATTGACAGTGAAGAT ATATTCTGTGCGAAGTGTGGTTCTAAGGATTTGCCAGCTGATAATGATATTATCCTTTGTGATGGTGCTTGTGAACGCGGATTTCACCAATTCTGTTTGGAGCCGCCTTTGTTGAAAGAAGACA TTCCACCAGGTGATGAAGTCTGGCTCTGCCCTGGATGTGTTTGCAAATTAGATTGCTTTGTCTTACTTAATGATCTTCTTGGAACAAATCTCTCTCTTCCAGACAGTTGGGAG AAGGTGTTCCCAGAGGAGGCTGCCAGTGTTGTATCAGGAAAGAAGTTGGATGATGTTTCTGGATTACCATCTGATGATTCTGAGGATGATGACTACAACCCTGATCATCTGGAAGTAGAGGAAAATGGTTCAGGAGATGAATCAGCCTCTGAAGAATCTGATTATTTTTCTGCATCTGATGATTTGGCAGCACCTGTCAATAATGATCAACTCACGGGGCTTCCTTCAGATGACTCAGAAGATGATGATTATGATCCGGATGCTCCAGACCATGATGCACAGGTGATGCAGGAAAGTTCCAATTCCGATTTTACCTCAGACTCGGAGGATGTTGGTCCAGAAGTTAATGATACTAGGACCCCTAGCCAAGACCAATGTGGAGAAACTAAAATAGGTGGAGTGGTGCAACACTCATTGAATGATGAATTATCATACCAACAGTCCAATGATGATCTTGTATCTCAGAAAAGATATGGGGAGGGATTGGACTACAAAAAGTCGAATGAT GAAGCACATCAAAGTACGTCTTCTGATTATTGCGATGAAGAATATGGGTGTACTGCTCCAAAAAGAAAGAATAGAAGTCGCAAAGCTGCTCATAAGTCATCTGATCAGGCTGCAATGGGTGTGATGAATACAAATTTCAACCAGAGTGAAACTGAACATACCACTGAGAGAAGAAGCCGAAAAAGGCTCAAGGTTGAAGGTTCGGTGACGCCTGAACAAGGTTcaagtagtaaaaaaaatactaaatcaAGATATGGAGAAGATGTGATCAAG AGACTCTTTGAATCCTTCAAGGAAAATCAATACCCAAAACGTGAAGTCAAGGAAAGTTTAGCCACAGAATTAGGACTGACAGCCCAGCAG GTTAGTAAATGGTTTGAAAATGCTCGGCGGAGCTTTCACCACTCATCGTCTAATCAACCAAAGAATCAATCTTAA
- the LOC116030213 gene encoding probable indole-3-acetic acid-amido synthetase GH3.1 has translation MAVDSVLTSPLGPPACEKDAKALQFIEDMTRNADSVQERVCAEILSRNSQTEYLQRFGLNGATDRETFKAKVPVVTYEDLQPEIQRIANGDRSPILSSHPISEFLTSSGTSAGERKLMPTIKEELDRRQLLYSLLMPVMNLYVPGLNKGKGLYFMFVKSETKTPGGLVARPVLTSYYKSEHFKTRPYDPYNVYTSPNEAILCPDSFQSMYTQMLCGLYEREQVLRLGAIFASGLLRAIRFLQLHWAQLSNDIRTGTLSPHVTDQAICECMTRVMRPDPELAEFIVRECSKENWEGIITRIWPGTKYLDVIVTGAMAQYIPTLDYYSGGLPMACTMYASSECYFGLNLNPMCKPSEVSYTIMPNMGYFEFLPHDQNSDGFTRDSPPRLVDLVDVEVGKEYELVITTYAGLCRYRVGDILRVTGFHNSAPQFHFVRRKNVLLSIDSDKTDEAELQGAVESASKLLTEFNTSVVEYTSYADANTIPGHYVIYWELLMKDPAHSPSKEVLDQCCLAMEDSLNSVYRQGRVECNSIGPLEIRVVKSGTFEELMDYAISRGASINQYKVPRCVSFAPIMELLDSRVVSSHFSPSLPRWTPERKC, from the exons ATGGCGGTTGACTCCGTTTTAACGTCGCCGTTAGGTCCTCCGGCCTGCGAGAAAGACGCCAAGGCACTTCAGTTCATCGAAGATATGACCCGAAATGCCGATTCCGTTCAAGAGAGAGTGTGCGCCGAGATTCTTTCCAGGAATTCACAGACGGAATACCTTCAACGTTTCGGACTTAACGGCGCCACTGACCGGGAAACGTTTAAGGCCAAAGTTCCGGTTGTAACCTACGAGGATCTCCAGCCGGAGATCCAACGGATCGCTAACGGCGACCGCTCTCCTATTCTGTCTTCTCACCCCATCTCCGAGTTCCTCACCAg CTCTGGAACGTCAGCTGGCGAGAGAAAATTGATGCCTACTATCAAAGAGGAGTTGGATCGTCGTCAACTTCTTTACAGCCTTCTCATGCCTGTGATGAACCT TTATGTGCCTGGTTTAAACAAAGGAAAGGGGTTGTACTTCATGTTTGTGAAGTCTGAGACGAAGACGCCCGGAGGGCTTGTGGCCCGGCCCGTTCTTACCAGCTACTACAAGAGTGAGCACTTCAAGACCCGGCCTTACGACCCGTATAACGTGTACACCAGCCCGAATGAAGCCATACTTTGCCCGGACTCTTTCCAGAGTATGTACACGCAAATGCTTTGCGGGCTCTACGAGCGGGAGCAAGTGCTGCGACTTGGCGCGATTTTTGCGTCGGGTCTTCTCCGGGCCATCAGGTTCCTCCAGCTACACTGGGCGCAGCTGAGTAATGATATCCGGACTGGAACTCTGAGCCCGCACGTGACCGACCAGGCAATCTGTGAGTGCATGACCCGGGTCATGAGGCCCGACCCGGAGTTGGCGGAGTTTATAGTCCGGGAATGTTCCAAGGAGAACTGGGAGGGAATTATCACGAGAATTTGGCCGGGGACAAAGTATCTGGACGTGATCGTGACCGGAGCTATGGCGCAGTATATTCCGACGCTGGATTATTACAGCGGCGGGTTGCCGATGGCATGCACTATGTACGCCTCGTCGGAGTGTTATTTCGGCCTGAATCTCAACCCCATGTGTAAGCCTTCAGAAGTGTCGTACACAATCATGCCAAATATGGGCTACTTCGAGTTCCTCCCACACGACCAAAACTCAGACGGGTTCACCCGTGACTCGCCGCCCCGACTCGTTGACCTCGTGGACGTCGAGGTCGGAAAAGAATACGAACTTGTAATCACAACTTACGCGGGCCTGTGCCGCTACCGAGTCGGCGACATCCTCCGAGTCACCGGGTTCCACAACTCGGCCCCGCAGTTTCACTTCGTGAGGCGAAAGAACGTCCTGCTCAGCATCGACTCGGATAAAACCGACGAGGCCGAGCTGCAGGGCGCCGTGGAGAGCGCGTCGAAGCTCCTAACCGAGTTCAACACGAGCGTGGTTGAGTACACGAGTTATGCCGATGCGAATACCATCCCGGGGCATTACGTCATATATTGGGAGCTGTTAATGAAGGACCCAGCCCACTCGCCCAGCAAGGAGGTGTTGGATCAGTGCTGTTTAGCCATGGAAGACTCGCTCAACTCGGTGTACCGACAGGGCCGAGTCGAGTGCAACTCAATCGGGCCCCTGGAAATCCGAGTCGTGAAAAGCGGCACGTTCGAAGAGCTGATGGACTACGCGATCTCCCGAGGCGCGTCGATTAATCAATACAAGGTTCCCAGATGTGTTAGCTTCGCACCCATCATGGAACTCCTCGACTCACGAGTGGTTTCGTCGCACTTCAGCCCCTCTCTGCCACGTTGGACTCCTGAAAGGAAATGTTGA